A stretch of the Rhizomicrobium sp. genome encodes the following:
- a CDS encoding aldo/keto reductase: MTRKNSVARLGLGTVQFGQAYGVSNARGRVPPGEVAAILTRAAAAGMRTLDTAAGYGAAEAVLGDLAALTAPFRIVTKTIGLANGLDGVVARARRSATTLKRRPVDFLLVHSARDLLGDDGDGLWRALLDLREEGLFGRIGISAYAADDPAALARRFRPDAMQIPLSLLDQRLVQTGALAEIKDLGVDVHARSLFLQGLLFLPEDKLPPRLRPAAPHLHRLRETMREAGTTPLAAALAFVLDRPEVDIAIVGVTTPAELDEILEAAAAPAPQLDWPACALADDVVLTPSAW; this comes from the coding sequence ATGACTCGAAAGAACAGCGTCGCACGGCTGGGGCTGGGGACCGTCCAGTTCGGGCAAGCTTACGGCGTTTCCAACGCGCGCGGCCGGGTGCCGCCGGGAGAGGTGGCGGCGATCCTCACCCGCGCGGCAGCAGCGGGCATGCGGACGCTGGACACGGCGGCAGGATATGGCGCGGCCGAGGCCGTGTTGGGCGACTTGGCAGCGTTGACCGCGCCGTTCCGTATCGTCACCAAGACGATCGGCCTTGCGAATGGCCTCGACGGCGTCGTCGCCCGTGCCCGCCGGTCCGCCACGACGTTGAAACGGCGGCCTGTCGATTTCCTGCTGGTGCATTCGGCGCGCGACCTGCTGGGCGATGATGGCGATGGCCTGTGGCGCGCTCTTCTGGATTTGCGCGAGGAGGGGCTGTTCGGGAGGATCGGGATTTCCGCCTATGCCGCCGACGACCCGGCGGCACTGGCACGCCGCTTTCGGCCCGACGCCATGCAAATACCGCTAAGCCTGCTCGACCAGCGGCTCGTGCAGACCGGCGCACTGGCCGAGATCAAGGATTTGGGCGTCGACGTCCACGCCCGTTCGCTGTTCCTGCAGGGGCTGTTGTTTCTTCCCGAGGACAAGCTTCCGCCCAGGCTGCGCCCGGCCGCGCCGCATCTGCATCGACTGCGAGAGACGATGCGGGAAGCCGGAACGACTCCGCTGGCCGCGGCCTTGGCGTTCGTGCTCGATCGGCCGGAGGTCGATATCGCCATTGTCGGCGTCACCACGCCTGCCGAGCTCGATGAAATCCTCGAGGCCGCCGCGGCACCCGCGCCGCAACTGGACTGGCCGGCATGCGCGCTCGCCGACGACGTCGTGCTGACGCCGTCGGCTTGGTAA
- a CDS encoding ABC transporter ATP-binding protein: MIEVEDLVYEYPATRALKGVSLTVSEQTITALVGPNGAGKTTLLRCLAALDDPYSGRVRIDGLDTVESPREIHAKLGYLPDFYGLYDDLTVRRCLTYAARSHGIASALTSAAVQTAAGRVGLLDRLESRAGELSRGLRQRLAIGQAIVHEPKVLLLDEPAAGLDPQARRDLSTLLIALRDRGMTLVVSSHILAELEDYCSEMIIIENGRIAGGKAIKVRDDARPRYLIELATARADLRDFLAAKGADVVEADQTRAVFIFTRNAGARAKLLRDLIGAGFDVASFAETGKALEDAYFARVGA, from the coding sequence ATGATCGAAGTCGAAGACCTTGTCTATGAGTATCCCGCCACGCGGGCCCTGAAGGGTGTGTCGCTCACCGTTTCGGAGCAAACCATCACGGCCTTGGTCGGGCCAAACGGAGCCGGCAAGACGACCTTGCTGCGTTGCCTGGCCGCGCTCGACGACCCCTATTCGGGACGGGTGCGAATCGACGGCCTCGATACGGTCGAGAGCCCCCGCGAAATCCACGCCAAGCTCGGCTATCTGCCGGATTTCTACGGTCTCTATGACGATCTGACCGTCCGCCGCTGCCTGACCTATGCCGCGCGTTCGCACGGCATCGCGTCGGCGCTGACGTCCGCGGCGGTGCAGACGGCCGCCGGCCGGGTCGGCTTGCTGGACCGGCTCGAGTCCCGGGCGGGAGAGCTGTCGCGTGGCCTGCGCCAGCGCCTCGCGATCGGCCAAGCCATCGTGCATGAACCCAAAGTGCTGCTGCTGGACGAGCCGGCCGCAGGCCTCGATCCGCAAGCGCGGCGCGACTTGTCGACGCTTTTGATCGCGTTGCGCGATCGGGGCATGACGCTGGTCGTCTCGTCCCACATCCTTGCCGAGCTGGAGGATTATTGCTCGGAGATGATCATCATCGAGAACGGACGGATCGCTGGCGGCAAGGCGATCAAGGTGCGCGACGACGCCCGGCCCCGCTACCTGATCGAGCTGGCGACGGCGCGCGCCGACTTGCGGGATTTTCTCGCCGCCAAGGGTGCGGACGTCGTCGAGGCCGACCAGACCAGGGCCGTCTTCATCTTTACACGCAATGCTGGAGCGCGAGCGAAGCTGCTGCGGGATCTGATCGGTGCCGGCTTCGACGTGGCGAGCTTCGCCGAGACCGGCAAGGCGTTGGAAGATGCCTATTTCGCGCGGGTGGGTGCATGA
- a CDS encoding DUF6285 domain-containing protein: protein MMDQPSILELVTAVRDFLEQRAMPELKGHTAFHARVAANALGIVARELEYGGGAGEAERARLVGLLGHDGRLEALNRELCAAIREGRLDLETPGLADHLALTTRDKVAIDQPGYGGLRRYLAD from the coding sequence ATGATGGATCAACCTTCCATCCTCGAACTCGTCACGGCGGTGCGCGACTTCCTGGAGCAGCGTGCCATGCCCGAACTGAAGGGCCACACGGCTTTCCATGCCCGCGTCGCCGCCAATGCGCTCGGCATCGTGGCTCGGGAATTGGAATATGGCGGCGGCGCCGGCGAGGCGGAGCGCGCCCGCCTTGTCGGACTGCTCGGCCATGACGGCCGGCTGGAGGCGCTGAACCGCGAATTGTGCGCCGCGATCCGGGAAGGGCGCCTCGACCTCGAAACGCCGGGCCTCGCCGACCATCTTGCGCTCACGACCCGCGACAAGGTCGCGATCGATCAGCCCGGCTATGGCGGGTTGAGACGCTATCTGGCCGATTGA
- a CDS encoding phosphotransferase family protein encodes MTDFVPALQSALQGALPGARLQAMTRLSGGASQETWSFDAVTDAGTIPLILRRTPGGAPRVASETSTAVPLETEAVAIEASRAAGVRAPRVRYVLREQDAIGQGYVMDRLSGETIARKILRDKEFDAVRGDLARQCGEVLARIHAVELTPALRAALPAVDGPTQLRRYRDTYDLYDYPHPVFEMAFKWLEPRMAGAQRQTLVHGDFRHGNLLISPQGVEAALDWELTHIGDPLEDIGWICTNSWRFGVQEKVVGGFGDLADLLAGYEAAGGGHVSEEDARTWIVYGSLKWGVMCMSMYQGFVRDRSVERAAIGRRSSENEIDLVNLIIRGKL; translated from the coding sequence ATGACAGATTTTGTTCCCGCTTTGCAAAGCGCCCTCCAGGGGGCCCTTCCCGGCGCGCGCCTCCAAGCAATGACGCGGCTCTCGGGCGGCGCGAGCCAGGAGACCTGGTCGTTCGACGCCGTGACGGACGCCGGCACGATTCCGCTGATCCTCCGCCGCACGCCGGGCGGCGCGCCGCGCGTCGCGAGCGAAACATCGACCGCCGTTCCACTGGAGACCGAAGCCGTCGCCATCGAAGCCTCGCGCGCTGCCGGCGTGCGCGCGCCGCGCGTGCGCTATGTCCTTCGGGAGCAGGACGCCATCGGCCAGGGCTATGTGATGGACCGTCTTTCCGGCGAGACCATCGCGCGCAAGATACTCCGCGACAAGGAATTCGACGCGGTGCGCGGCGACCTCGCGCGGCAATGCGGCGAAGTGCTGGCGCGCATCCATGCCGTAGAGCTGACGCCGGCGCTGCGCGCTGCACTCCCTGCGGTCGACGGCCCGACACAGCTGCGTCGCTACCGCGATACCTACGATCTTTATGACTATCCCCATCCCGTCTTCGAGATGGCGTTCAAATGGCTGGAGCCGCGCATGGCCGGCGCCCAGCGCCAGACGCTGGTGCATGGCGATTTCCGGCACGGAAACCTGTTGATCTCACCCCAGGGCGTGGAAGCGGCGCTCGACTGGGAACTGACGCATATCGGCGACCCGCTGGAAGATATCGGATGGATCTGCACCAACTCCTGGCGTTTCGGCGTTCAGGAGAAAGTCGTGGGCGGCTTCGGCGATCTCGCCGATCTTCTTGCAGGCTACGAAGCCGCGGGCGGCGGACATGTCAGCGAGGAAGACGCGCGCACCTGGATCGTCTACGGCTCGCTCAAATGGGGCGTGATGTGCATGAGCATGTACCAGGGCTTCGTGCGCGACCGCTCGGTGGAGCGTGCCGCCATCGGCCGGCGCTCTTCGGAGAACGAGATCGACCTGGTCAACCTGATCATCCGGGGAAAGCTCTGA
- the recG gene encoding ATP-dependent DNA helicase RecG: MRPAILFPLFAEIRTLGGVGPKLEKLISGLAGPRLVDLVFFPPVGLIDRSYRPKLAQAELGRIATVAVNVLSHQPARDRRQPYRVICSDDTSLLELTFFHAHADYLNKQLPVGSRRIVSGKIERFRDTLQMTHPDHIVAPEDEGGLPLHEPVYALTEGLTLKPLTKAIRGAIEKVPALPEWDDPAFLKQRGWRPFHDSLAALHAPQGQAELGLETPARLRLAYDELLANQLALLLIRRQMRQAKKGRALQGDGRLKARAIAALPFALTEPQLAALAEIEADIAAPTRMLRLLQGDVGAGKTIVAFLALLNAVEAGAQGALMAPTELLARQHMASLEPYAKATGVRLGLLTGRERSSRETTLAALARGEIDILVGTHALFSEDVAFADLGLAVIDEQHRFGVHQRMLLQGKGGRPADVLVMTATPIPRTLALTAYGDMDVSRLTGRPPGRKPVETRTISAERLDEVIEHLRKATANGARAYWVCPLVEESEKLDLAAAEERAAMLKRVLGTKIGLVHGKMKGVERDAAMAKFKAGETSILVATTVIEVGVDVPEATIMVVEHAERFGLAQLHQLRGRVGRGAGRSSCLLIYHGPLGETAKARLKTMRETDDGFVIAEEDLRLRGAGELLGTRQSGMPEFRLADLTVHADLLAVARDDAQLVLARDPDLQSERGQHLRTLLYLFGRDEAVRYLRAG, translated from the coding sequence ATGCGCCCCGCGATTCTCTTTCCCCTCTTCGCCGAAATCCGCACCCTTGGCGGGGTCGGGCCCAAGCTGGAAAAGCTCATCTCGGGCCTCGCGGGGCCGCGCCTGGTCGATCTGGTCTTCTTTCCGCCGGTCGGCCTGATCGACCGCTCCTATCGTCCGAAACTCGCGCAGGCGGAACTGGGCCGCATCGCCACCGTTGCCGTGAACGTCCTGAGCCACCAGCCGGCCCGCGACCGGCGCCAGCCCTATCGCGTGATCTGCTCCGACGATACCTCGCTGCTCGAACTCACCTTCTTCCATGCCCATGCCGACTATCTGAACAAGCAGCTGCCGGTGGGCAGCCGCCGCATCGTCAGCGGCAAGATCGAGCGCTTCCGCGACACGTTGCAGATGACGCATCCCGACCATATCGTCGCGCCCGAGGACGAAGGCGGCCTGCCGCTGCACGAGCCGGTCTATGCGCTGACCGAAGGCCTGACGCTCAAGCCGCTCACCAAGGCGATCCGCGGCGCCATCGAGAAAGTTCCGGCGCTGCCCGAGTGGGACGACCCCGCCTTCCTCAAGCAGCGTGGATGGCGCCCGTTCCATGACAGCCTCGCAGCCCTGCACGCGCCGCAAGGCCAAGCCGAACTCGGTCTCGAGACGCCGGCCCGCCTGCGCCTCGCCTATGACGAGTTGCTGGCCAACCAGCTCGCGCTTCTCCTGATCCGCCGCCAGATGCGCCAGGCGAAGAAGGGCCGTGCGCTGCAAGGCGATGGCCGGCTGAAGGCCAGAGCCATCGCCGCCCTGCCCTTCGCGCTCACCGAGCCTCAGCTCGCGGCGCTGGCCGAGATCGAGGCCGATATCGCCGCGCCCACCCGCATGCTGCGCCTGCTGCAAGGCGACGTCGGTGCCGGCAAGACCATCGTCGCCTTCCTGGCGCTGCTCAATGCCGTCGAGGCAGGGGCGCAGGGCGCGTTGATGGCACCGACGGAGCTTCTCGCGCGCCAGCACATGGCGTCGCTCGAACCCTATGCCAAGGCGACCGGCGTACGCCTCGGCCTTCTCACCGGCCGCGAGCGTTCGAGCCGCGAGACGACGCTGGCCGCGCTCGCAAGAGGCGAGATCGACATCCTGGTGGGCACGCATGCGCTGTTCTCGGAGGACGTTGCCTTCGCCGATCTCGGCCTCGCGGTGATCGACGAGCAGCACCGCTTCGGCGTGCACCAGCGCATGCTGTTGCAGGGCAAGGGGGGCCGGCCGGCCGACGTGCTGGTGATGACCGCGACGCCCATTCCACGGACCTTGGCGTTGACCGCCTATGGCGACATGGACGTCTCGCGTCTGACCGGCCGCCCGCCCGGACGCAAACCTGTCGAGACCAGGACGATCTCCGCCGAACGTCTCGACGAGGTGATCGAGCATCTGCGCAAGGCCACCGCGAATGGCGCACGCGCCTATTGGGTGTGCCCGCTGGTCGAGGAGTCCGAGAAGCTGGATCTTGCCGCCGCCGAAGAGCGTGCCGCGATGCTCAAGCGTGTGCTCGGCACGAAGATCGGCCTTGTGCACGGCAAGATGAAAGGCGTCGAGCGCGACGCGGCGATGGCGAAGTTCAAGGCTGGGGAGACCTCGATCCTCGTCGCTACGACCGTGATCGAGGTCGGCGTAGATGTGCCCGAGGCGACCATCATGGTCGTGGAGCATGCCGAGCGTTTCGGGCTCGCCCAGCTCCATCAATTGCGCGGCCGGGTCGGGCGCGGTGCCGGCCGTTCGAGCTGTCTGCTGATCTATCACGGTCCGCTGGGCGAAACGGCCAAGGCGCGCCTCAAGACGATGCGCGAGACCGATGACGGCTTCGTGATCGCGGAGGAGGATTTGCGCCTGCGCGGCGCCGGCGAACTGCTCGGCACGCGCCAGAGCGGGATGCCGGAATTCCGCCTGGCCGATCTTACGGTGCACGCCGACCTGCTCGCCGTGGCACGGGACGATGCGCAGCTCGTCCTGGCCCGCGACCCCGATCTGCAGAGCGAGCGCGGCCAGCACCTGCGCACCCTGCTCTATCTGTTCGGCCGCGACGAGGCGGTCCGCTACCTGCGCGCCGGCTAG
- a CDS encoding succinate dehydrogenase assembly factor 2 gives MTDAENGGSFGARRKRLLFRAQRRGFKEVDLIFGVFAAEELAGMSEAELDQFEALLIAPDQEVYAWLRGHIEPPPEFDTPLFGRLKAVCSRKEPKWNV, from the coding sequence ATGACGGATGCGGAAAACGGTGGGTCTTTCGGGGCCCGCCGCAAACGGCTTTTGTTCCGGGCTCAGCGCCGGGGCTTCAAGGAGGTCGACCTGATCTTCGGCGTCTTCGCGGCCGAGGAGCTGGCCGGCATGTCCGAAGCCGAACTCGATCAGTTCGAGGCGTTGCTGATCGCGCCCGACCAGGAAGTCTATGCCTGGCTGCGCGGTCATATCGAGCCTCCGCCGGAATTCGACACGCCGCTGTTCGGCCGGCTGAAAGCCGTCTGCAGCCGCAAAGAGCCCAAATGGAACGTGTAG